Genomic DNA from Anguilla anguilla isolate fAngAng1 chromosome 17, fAngAng1.pri, whole genome shotgun sequence:
ttTGCAGACTGtagaaaggggaggggccaggagggggggggggctttacaGACCGCAGAAAGGGGCAGGGCCTGGGGGGTTTGCAGACTgcagaaaggggcggggccaggggtaTTCAGACCGACAGGGACACAAAGCTGTTGTACTGCTGGATGTTCCTCTTGAGGATGTCCGAGCAGGGGCCGAGGACGCGCTCGAACCTCGGCCGGTCCAGCTTCACGCACTTGAGCGGGCCGCGGGAGACCACGGTGGCGGCGCGGGGGCGGTTCATCAGCAGCGCGATCTCACCTGCGGGATCGAGAGGAGAACAGGAGCTCAGTGCTCAGAGGGAGCTCAGCGCTCAGAGGAAGCTCAGCGCTCAGAGGGAGCGCAGCGCTCAGAGGAAGCTCAGCGCTCAGAGGGAGCGCAGCGCTCAGAGGGAGCGCAGCGCTCAGAGGGAGCTCAGCGCTCAGAGGAGCTCAGCGCTCAGAGGGAGCTCAGCGCTCAGAGGGAGCTCAGCGCTCAGAGGAGTTCAGCGCTCAGAGGAGCTCAGCGCTCAGAGGAGCTCAGCGCACAGAGGAAGCTCAGCGCTCAGAGGGAGCTCAGCGCTCAGAGGGAGCTCAGCGCTCAGAGGGAGCTCAGCGCTCAAAGGGAGCTCAGCGCTCAGAGGGAGCTCAGCGCTCAGAGGAAGCTCAGCGCTCAGAGGAAGCTCAGCGCACAGAGGAAGCTCAGCGCTCAGAGGGAGCTCAGCGCTCAAAGGGAGCTCAGCGCTCAGAGGGAGCTCAGCGCTCAGAGGGAGCTCAGCGCTCAGAGGGAGCTCAGCGCTCAGAGGGAGCTCAGATACTGATAACAGGaaccctgtgcctgtgtgtgtgtgaggttatGTGCACGtaagagtgagtgaatgagtttgTGTGAGCAACTCACTCACATCTGTGTGTATTGCACGTGTTTGTGCATAAGTGCGTTGTGCAGTACTGtgcgttgctctggataagagagtctgctaagtGACTGCAGTGCAGAGTAATGTCTGTGATGCGATGCAGCGTAATGTaacgtgtgagcgtgtgcaagAGCATGTGTACGagcgtacatgcatgtgcatgcgtgtgaaaCAGGTAACATGGCGGGCCTGTGGACAGCTCAGGAGTTTAAAGATCGGTTGGAATTTCTCACCGAAATAATCGGAGGGCCCGAGACGTCCGACCTCCACAAACTCCTCGTTCTCAGACCTGCGCTGCAGCACCGCCGCGGAGCCCTGAGGAGACACCGACACAGgatcagcactgacacaggatcagcacacacacaccggatCAGCACCGACACACAGGATCAGCACCGACACACAGGATCAGCACCCACACAGGATCAGCACCCACACAGGATCAGCACCCACACAGGATCAGCACCCACACAggatcagcacacacacaccggatcagcacccacacacaggatcagcaccgacacaggatcagcacacacacaccggatcagcacccacacacaggatcagcaccgacacaggatcagcacacacacaccggatcagcacacacacaccggatCAGCACCGACACACAGGATCAGCACCGACACACAggatcagcacacacacacaggatcagcacacacacacaggatcagcaCCGACACAGCGGATCAGCACCGACACACAggatcagcacacacacaccggatCAGCACCCACACAggatcagcacacacacacaggatcagcacacacacacaggatcagcaCCCACACAGGATCAGCACCGACACACCGGATCAGCACCCACACACCGGATCAGCACCCACACACCGGATCAGCACCGACACACAGGATCAGCACCGATACACTGGATCAGCACCGACACACCGGATCAGCACCCACACAGTGGatcagcacccacacacaggatCAGCACCCATACAGCGGATCAGCACCCACACAGGATCAGCACCCACACACCGGATCAACACCTATACACTGGATCAGCACCGACAGACCGGATCAGCACCGACACACCAGATCAGCACCCACACACCGGATAAGCACTGACACACCGGATCAGCACCCACACACTAGATCAATGTGAATAACATGGAATTCAACTGTTTCCTATGGAGCTTTACATATCAAGGGTTCAGTACAGCCAGTGTTTATACAACAGAGTGCTGTTGTGGCATGTACTTTCACTgcccacgcaaacacacacagacacacacacacgcacgcacgcacacacacacgcacgcacacacacaacacacgcacacacgaaccTCGAGGATGATGAAGAACTCGTCTCCCGGCTCTCCCTGGACCACAATCTTCTGTCCGTCCTCAAACTGCACCGTCTCCAACGCGTCGGCCACCGTGAGGCGCTCCCACTTCTCCAGTGACTCTGCAGAGAGAAGCCAGCCAATGACACACTCCCCTTTAACAGCCAGCCAATGACAGCCTCCCCTTTAACAGTCAGCCAATGACAGCCTCCCCTTTAACAGCCAGCCAATGACAGCCTCCCCTTTAACAGCCAGCCAATGACAGCCTCCCCTCCCGCACTCACACTTTCTAACAGAAGTTCGACTCATTTATATCAGGATTTacatcatttttgcagtattgTACAAATCAGCCAAAGGTctacacatgaaaataaatcagaaatcaAATAGTAAAACTGACAGTCATCACAAAACAagatattttaacatttatttgtgtcTTCTATGTTTATAAACTATTCCACTAGATGGCACCCAACCTTTCACATTGACTGAAAAATCGATTTTAAAACAACATGGGAATAAGTAAAACCtgattaaatatacattaaatcTGCCACAAAGTGCAACAAAAACAGCCCCAACAGACTGACTGAACGAATCAACTACACAAAAATCAGGGACATTTGCCGTTTAAAGGATGCATGAATCAGCCTTACCCAATATCGATACTTTGCTGAGAAATTCTTCATACATCTTCCGCTTCCTTAAAGTGCTTCCCTGTAAGACAAGGTGAACTAATCAAATACCTACCTACTGAAGAGCTCCGACAGCACTCAGATTTGCAGAATGAGACCAGTAAAATAACAGTATAAGAAGATCAGGCTACTTTTTGAGTTTCACACTCACTGAACTTACAGCACCAGCAACACATCAAAAGCAATAAGCTTCTGGCGCTTTTGCAATACACCATCATATCGGCTATAAAAGTAACCTTGTtcatcaacaaaaacaacagggaAACACAGTATTCAGAACAGAGAGAACCAACCGtcaccacacacagcagataGAACAGACAGAACCAACCGtcaccacacacagcagataGAACAGACAGAACCAACCGtcaccacacacagcagataGAACAGACAGAACCAACCAGacagaacaacaacagcagGAATGCATCAGTAAATTTCAGTAGTAATATTCAGTAGTAATGTTCAGTAGTAATGTTCAGGAGTGATGTTCAGTAGTAATATTCAGTAGTAATGTTCAGTAATGATGCTCAGTAGTAATGTTCAGTAGAGATGTTCAGTAGTAATGTTTTTACAGAGTGATGTTCAGCAGTGATGTTCAGTAGTAATGTTTTTACGGAGTGATGTTCAGCAGTGATGTTCAGTAGTAACATCCAGTAGTAATGTTTTTACAGAGTGATGTTCAGTAGTAATGTTCAGTAGTAATGTTTTTATGGAGCGATGTTCAGTAGTAATGTTTTTACGGAGTGATGTTCAGGAGTGACGTTCAGCAGTGATGTTCAGTAGTAATGTTTTTACAGAGTGATGTTCAGTAGTAATGTTCAGTAGTAATGTTTTTACAGAGTGATGTTCAGTAGTAATGTTTTTACAGAGTGATGTTCAGGAGTAATGTTCAGTAGTAATGTTTTTACAGAGTGATGTTCAGTAGTAATGTTTTTACAGAGTGATGTTCAGGAGTAATGTTCAGTAGTAATGTTTTTACAGAGTGATGTTCAGTAGTAATGTTTTTACAGAGTGATGTTCAGTAGTAATGTTCAGTAGTAATGTTTTTACAGAGTGATGTTCAGTAGTAATGTTTTTACAGAGTGATGTTCAGTAGTAATGTTCAGTAGTAATGTTTTTATGGAGCGATGTTCAGCAGTAATGTTTTTACAGAGTGATGTTCAGCAGCAATGTTCAGTAGTAATGTTTTTATGGAGCGATGTTCAGGAGTGATGTTCAGTAGTGATAATCACCATCAGTATCCTCCGGTAGCTGTCTCTGTCGATGCCCCACAGCTTGACGTTGGTCTTGGCCGTCACACTGGCGGCTCTGGGTGTCCCGTAGATCAGCGCCAGCTCCCCAAAACTGCCCCCCTCACCAATGCTGGTGACCCACTCGTTATTGACATACACCTGCAAAGAGCAAGCGGGTGAGAGCTTAGCCCTGGCAGGAAGGGGCGGGACTTAAAggaggagccaatcagagagaatAGAACAGGGCTACAACTGCAATCGGAATTCCAGGTCAAGTGCGTCATGTTGACCCTTACTCTCTTTTTTAGGAACAGCAGAGATTCTAAGTATTCCATGTTAGTAAACGCATAACAAATACTGTATtacaaatgaacacaatga
This window encodes:
- the LOC118216045 gene encoding cAMP-dependent protein kinase type I-alpha regulatory subunit-like, which produces MATSSEEERSLRECEQYVQKHNVQQLLKDCIVQLCTARPEHPMAFLREYFQRLEKEEAKQLQTQQKPSLRSDSREDEISPPMNPVVKGRRRRGAISAEVYTEEDAASYVRKVIPKDYKTMAALAKAIEKNVLFAHLDDNERSDIFDAMFSVTYIAGETVIQQGDEGDNFYVIDQGEMDVYVNNEWVTSIGEGGSFGELALIYGTPRAASVTAKTNVKLWGIDRDSYRRILMGSTLRKRKMYEEFLSKVSILESLEKWERLTVADALETVQFEDGQKIVVQGEPGDEFFIILEGSAAVLQRRSENEEFVEVGRLGPSDYFGEIALLMNRPRAATVVSRGPLKCVKLDRPRFERVLGPCSDILKRNIQQYNSFVSLSV